The DNA window TTCAGCTGCTGGCCTTTTTCGGTCAGGCGGACGATCATCACCCTCTTGTCTTCTTCTGAGGGCACGCGCTCGACGTATCCGTCCCTCTCCAGGCGGAGCAGGAGCTCGTTAAGAGACTGCTGCCTGATCTCCATCAGGAATGCGAGGTCCCTGGTGCTTATCTCGGATTTGATCTTGAGGATGGCCATCACACGTCCCTGTCCCCTGGTCTTGTCCATTATCGGATCCAGGTCGCGGGGGAACATGCTCCTCCTCATCAGTCTGTTCAGGTGCATCACTTTCTCGCAGGCAGACTTGTGCATATCACTCATTTCTTTTCGCCTCAGATGGTATAACAGGCTACCTGTATTTAAATTTATACATGGTGCCTGTATGAAATTTTTCTGTTGAAAAAATGGATTATTGCGGTTAGGGTGGGGTATATAATGGTTAGTTGTGCATGCACACGTCATTTTAATAATCTTAAAACAAACAATAACCCGTATGATGGAGGAATTCATCATGCAAAACAACAATGCAAAAGATGTAGCAGAGACAAAAAGAATTCATGGCGTCGAACAAAGGGTAAGGGAGGGTGCCAAACATCTGCGTCCGTTCACGTCGGAAGATATCGATGTCGAGGAAGATCGTTGCGGGGGCGAAGAATCGTTCGAATCGGCGGCGGCTGATTGATGGAAGCATCAATTCTTTGTTGACCGGACCATCATCACATAGTTATATCCTTAAGATTTAAGGGAAAGCATGCCTGAAGACAGCAAATTCTGTGCTGGATGCGGCCATACCCTGGAGGCTGGAATGCAGTTCTGCCCCCAGTGCGGAAGAGTGGTCGCAGGCAGCGAGGCAGACGAAGAATTCAAGAAGAGGTCCTCGGAAATCGAGCAGATGCTCAAGGAAAGCAGGATGAACTGGTTGGTTTTCGCCCTGGCGGTTTACGCCATTCCGGCGACGATCTTCTTTTTCATTGCGCTCATAGATTCTGGCGCCCTTGCGAACACCATATGGTCCAATGATGACTTCCAGAATTGGATAATTAGCCACGGATACACCGACCTGACCGTCGAGAAAGTGAAGAATTATCTCCTCATATTCTCGGGCCTCGGTTTCGCCAGCGGGCTTCTTGCCCTTCTGTCCATGTTCTGCGTGATCAAGCGCAAGATGTGGAAGATCGCCGTTTTCGCCTGTTTGGCTGCCGCGGTCCTCTGCTTCTGGTCCCTGTTCGGTGTGTTCGCCGGAATCTTGGTCACCTGGTTCGTCTACTCCGTCAAGGACTCGTTCCAGAGCTGAAACCATCGGACGGCTCGTCCGTCCCTTTTACTTTTTCTGAAGGCAGCGTTTTGTATGGCTGGTGATCCACCAATACTAAGGGAACGACGGAAGCAAAAAACCCGGCAAAACCGTTCCCGCTCGGGGGAGACCGCTCTTCCGCAGGATTTCTTCTGATGATTCTCTCTAAATAATTACTTTATATTGCTTCAGAATAGCGAGTGGCATTGGCAGAGGCTCTTTCATGAGAAGAACAAACACATGCGGAGACCTGAGGGCATCGGACCTCGGGAAGAAGGTATGCCTGCAAGGGTGGGTAAGGTTTTCCAGGGACCACGGCGGGGTCGCGTTCATAGATCTCGCAGACAGATACGGGATCACCCAGGTCGTTTTCGATCCTGAAGACCTTCCCGCCGGATGCGACAAGAGCCAGATCGAGAAGGTGATGTCTACTTTCACTCGCGAATGCGTCGTGTCTATCGACGGGATAGTCAGGAAGAGGGTCGAAGGCACCGATGACGCCAGGAATCCCACCGGGGAGATCGAAGTTCTGATCACGGGCGCCGAGCTTCTGAACACTTCCGTCATGCCCCCGTTCGAGCTTGGGGACCAGAAGGAAGGGGTTCTGCCCAATGAGGACGTCCGTTTGAAATACAGGTATCTGGACCTCAGAAGGACCGAGATGATCCAGGCGATGGAGTTCAGGAGCAAGCTCGTCCATCTGGCCAGGCAGTTCCTGGAGCAGAACGGCTTCCTTGAGATCGAGACTCCCATCCTCGGCAGGTCCACCCCCGAAGGGGCAAGGGACTACATCGTGCCTTCCAGGGTGCACCCCGGGACTTTCTACGCTCTCCCCCAGTCTCCCCAGCAGTTCAAGCAGATGCTGATGGTCGCAAGCATGGACCGCTACTATCAGGTGGCCAGATGCTTCCGCGACGAGGATTCGAGGAAGGACAGGCAGCCGGAATTCACCCAGCTGGATCTGGAGATGTCGTTCGTCGACATGGAGGACATCCAGAATCTGATGGAAGGCCTCGTCTCCTACGTTTGGAAAGGCCTCTACGGGAAGGAGCTCCAGACCCCGTTCCCCCACATAGGCTATCGCGACGCGATGGAAAGGTTCGGATCCGACAAGCCCGACATGAGGTACGGGCTCGAGTTCGTGAAGCTTACCGAGGTCGTGAAGGACGCCCCCTACAAGATTTTCCAGAACATTCTCTCCGAAGGCGGCATCGTGGCCGGTATCAACCTCAAAGCCGACGTAGCCGGAGAGAAGGTCGGAAGGAACGATGTCGACCGTTACATACACTACGCCAAGAAAGTCGACCTCGGCGGGCTCACCTGGATGAGGTGCGTCGGCGGCAAGCTGGAGAGCAACATCGTGAAATACTTCACGCCCGAGATCCTCGACAACATAAAGGCG is part of the Candidatus Methanomethylophilaceae archaeon genome and encodes:
- a CDS encoding MarR family transcriptional regulator: MSDMHKSACEKVMHLNRLMRRSMFPRDLDPIMDKTRGQGRVMAILKIKSEISTRDLAFLMEIRQQSLNELLLRLERDGYVERVPSEEDKRVMIVRLTEKGQQLNQDPFNAEDIFDCLDEEELGSLNAILGKVIASLEEKSADDG
- the aspS gene encoding aspartate--tRNA ligase; this translates as MRRTNTCGDLRASDLGKKVCLQGWVRFSRDHGGVAFIDLADRYGITQVVFDPEDLPAGCDKSQIEKVMSTFTRECVVSIDGIVRKRVEGTDDARNPTGEIEVLITGAELLNTSVMPPFELGDQKEGVLPNEDVRLKYRYLDLRRTEMIQAMEFRSKLVHLARQFLEQNGFLEIETPILGRSTPEGARDYIVPSRVHPGTFYALPQSPQQFKQMLMVASMDRYYQVARCFRDEDSRKDRQPEFTQLDLEMSFVDMEDIQNLMEGLVSYVWKGLYGKELQTPFPHIGYRDAMERFGSDKPDMRYGLEFVKLTEVVKDAPYKIFQNILSEGGIVAGINLKADVAGEKVGRNDVDRYIHYAKKVDLGGLTWMRCVGGKLESNIVKYFTPEILDNIKATMGAEEGDLLFIIAGPWKSTYEGGGFLRKKIAEDLGLVPKDVFQFFWMDRCPMYEVDPVSGKCDAFHHPFVLPQGDPMDSNVGGACFDLCLNGNELGSGSLRIHNVEMQKQVFHKLGLDDERIERNFGYFVEMLSYGAPPHGGIAIGIDRLCAILLDKDSIRDVIAFPKNKRAVSLLDGSPSKVDDDKLEELQIISLAGDLDIGDIEDADIE